A genomic window from candidate division WOR-3 bacterium includes:
- a CDS encoding 30S ribosomal protein S12 gives MPTINQLIRKGRKKVSSKSKAPALQKNPQRRGVCTRVYTTTPKKPNSALRKVCKVRLTNGFEVTAYIPGEGHNLQEHSIVLVRGGRVKDLPGVRYHVVRGKYDTAGVEGRKKSRSLYGVKRPKETPATS, from the coding sequence ATGCCGACAATTAATCAATTGATTCGAAAAGGAAGAAAAAAGGTTTCTTCAAAGAGTAAGGCTCCGGCATTGCAGAAGAATCCTCAGCGCCGTGGGGTTTGCACACGTGTCTATACAACGACACCCAAAAAACCGAATTCGGCTCTGAGAAAGGTCTGTAAGGTGAGATTGACGAACGGTTTCGAGGTGACGGCTTATATTCCCGGAGAAGGCCACAATCTGCAGGAACACTCGATCGTGCTCGTCCGCGGCGGCAGGGTGAAAGACCTGCCCGGTGTACGTTATCATGTGGTACGCGGGAAATACGACACGGCCGGCGTCGAAGGAAGAAAAAAGAGCCGCTCCCTGTACGGTGTAAAACGGCCTAAAGAAACACCGGCAACATCTTAA